The genomic window CGGATACCGGCACCGCTGATCACCACTCGGGTCCGCATGGAGCCTTTGGTCCTACGGCCGACCCGCCAGATTCACGTTCAAAGAAAGTAGGTCCTTCATGCCCCCTCTAGCGCCTGGCGTCTATGTCAAAGAGGTGTCCAGCGGCGCCCGGTCGGTGACCGGCGCGAGCACCTCCGTCCCCGCGTTCCTCGGCTTCGCTCTCGCCGGTCCTACGAACCCCACCCTCGTACGCGGCTGGAACGAATACCTGCGCACCTTCGGTCAACCCGGCCTGGAAGCGGCGCTGCTAGCCCCCCTTGAGAAGGCCATGGCCTTCAGAGAGCAGGCTCTCGCGTGGCAGGAGAGAGAGCGCGCCCAGAGGAAGATCTTCAAGCAGTACCAAGACAACCCGGATTCATACACCCGGGAGGACGCGGACAAGGTCAAGGCGGCCTGTACCGTCATCGCCGGTCTCTACCAGGAGATGGTCGCGTCCGGCGCCCACAGCGATGCCCTCCGGGACCTTACGAGAGCCGTGACCGAAGCGGCGGCCGCGAAAGATCTCAACTCGCCTGATCAAGAGGCTCGCACCTCAGCGATGACTACCGCGATCACTGCCGGACTCAAGTTCTGCGACAAGGCAGAAGAAAGATTCACGTCCGCCAGAGAAGACGTCGTGGGTAAAATCATCACGCGCATTGACAGCCTCTACCAGAAGGCTGTCACCTGCGGTGTCTCCATCCTCAAGTCCGCCCCACGCGATGAAACCGCGCAAAATAACCTGGCGGGCGCCTTCGAAGATGCTGCTGACGACTGGTCACATCTCAAAGACATCTTCACGGAATACTTCGCAGCGGCTGACCTGCCACAGCTGGCCGACAAGCTGGTCCGAACCTACAAGGGTGAACTGACCCCTGCAGGAGATCCGGAATGGTGCCTGGGAGAGGCGGTGTACGGGTTCTTCGCCAACGGCGGCTCCTCCTGCTACATCATCCGCCTCGACGACCGGCACACACACAACCACGCCCTGCTGCAGGCGGGACTGGACCAGCTCGAAACAGTCCAGGACGCGTCCATGGTCGCCGTCCCCGACCTGCACCATCTCCGCGGCGCCAACACGCTGGACGGGGCCAAGACGCTCCTGCAGGCCGTGGCCAAGCACTGCGCCGACATGAGGAACCGGGTTGCCATCCTCGACGCCCCCCAGGACAAGAACGGCGTCTCCGAGCAACGCGCGATCGGCAAGGACGACGCCGGGAACCTGGGCATCCCCGGCGCAGCCAAGGAATTCGCCACCCTGTACTACCCCTGGATCACCGTCCCCGGCTTGGACGGCACCTCCCGCCACGTGCCCCCCTGCGGACACATCGCCGGCGTCTGGGCCCGCACCGACGCCCAGCGCGGCGTGTTCAAAGCCCCCGCCAACGAAACGCTCCAGAATGCCATCGCTCTCCCCACTCAGCTCAGCGACGACCAGCAGGCCCACCTCAACGAGGCCGGCATCAACTGCCTGCGCGTCTTCCCCGGCCGCGGCATCCTCGTCTGGGGAGCCCGCACACTCGCCACCGACAGCCGCGACGGGAAATACCTCAACGTCCGCCGCCTGGTCTGCTTCCTGGCCGAGTCCATCAAACAGTCCACCAACTGGGCCGTCTTCGAATCCAACGACGAACACCTGTGGGCCACGCTCCGACAGACCGTCAAGGCCTTCCTCAAGGACCAATGGCGCCAAGGCGCCCTCCAAGGCGCCACACCCGACGAGGCCTACCAGGTCATCTGCGACAACACCAACAACCGCCCGGAAGCCATCCAGGACGGCCACGTCACCTGCGATATCTACATCGCCCCCGTCCGCCCTGCCGAATTCATCCACTTCCAAGTACAGCAAACCGCCGGCCAGCCCACCGCATAACCCGGAAGCGGCGTCCCTGACAGCACTGCGAAAAATACCGGCCAGCAGAAGAGTGTCCAGGCATGTCCATCCGAATGACTGACCTGTCCAATACCAGGTCCAGTAGTGAGCCCTTTTCATCCCGCCTCTGACAGGGTGAACGAGTTGGCCAGTATTCTTCCACGCTCGGCGTCCCGCACGAGCTCGTTGAGCATGTCTCCTGGCTGATCCGATCCATGCCTGCCGGCGGGAACTGAACTCTCCGTGGCGGCGCCTGGGTTGTTTCAAGCGGGCCCTCCTCGCCCTGGCTCATCTGCGGAAGAGCGAGACATCTCCGCAGCTCACGTCTGGTTTCGGCGTCTCCGCGGCAACAGCCTGGCGGCACGTGGACGAGACCCTCGACGTCCTCGCTTCCACCGGATCCCACCGGCCCACTACCAGGACTTCAACCGCAACCACTCCCGGCTCCATGCCCGGCGAACGCGCCTTCGCCCCGCTGAAGTCCTGGCGGCCCCATCTTCCAAACAATCACTCAAGAACTGTGCCTCGTGATCTTCTAGAGACTTTAGGAGTAACACCCATGACCACACCTCTAGCCCCTGGCGTATATGTGAAGGAAGTGTCGAGCGGCGTGCGCTCGATTACGGGTGCGGGGACTTCCACCCCCGCGTTCATCGGCTACACTCCTCAGACGGTTATCACGAATCCTACGCTGGTGCGCAGCTGGCCCGAGTTCAGCAGGACATTCCTGCCGACAGATGCGGATATCAAGGCCAGCCTGGTTAAGGCGAGCGAATCCTACAAGGATGCCGAGAGTGCCGCCAACACCTTAAAGCAATTGAATAATACCGCTGGCCGTAAAACCACCCTAACCGTTCAGGAAGAGACCAAGGGTACCGAGGTCGACCATGCAAAGACTTTCGCAGACTCCGCGCACAAGGCGGTTAAGGGCCTTGGACTGACGCCCTGGGGTACAGAAGTTGAGCAAGCTTTCGAAAATTTGACGCAAGGGGTCAATGATAATAAGTTACTAACTGAACTAACCAATCTCATCAAGGCCGTCTACTCTGCTTTCACAACCCTGTACAAAACATATGCAGAGACCGTGGAAACGGTCATCGCGCTGAAGAGTAAAGCATCCGCAGCAGCTGGGGCTCTGTCTAGTATGGCTGAGGCGGCAGCAACTGCTGTTTTCACGAGTGACTTCCAGAAGATCAATCCTGGCACTCGGGAGAAGTTCGGCCTGATAGATGTGCTCAAGGTTGCCCAGGCGTATGGGCGAAGGGCGCTGTCGGCGAAGGAGGGGTGGTGTCTGGCGGAGGCTGTGCTGGGGTTCTTCGCGAATGGCGGGTCTTCTTGCTACATCGTGCCTCTCGGAGGCGGTACGGATGCCTCTCTTAGAAGCGCTCTGACATTGCTGGAGAGTCAGCATGATGTGTCGATGGTTGCCGTGCCTGATCTTCATCTGGGCCAGGGCGTGCCGCCGTCAGCGACTGATAAGACCTCCGCCACGAAGGCCGGGCAACAGGTGACTCCGTTCGCGTCGGCCGTGGTAGACCACTGCGCGACGATGAAGAACCGTGTGGCGATTCTCCACACCCTCCCAGGTCTCAATGACCAAAACGCTCTCGCCTTCCACGACGGCCTCAGCGTGGGTGCCAATAAGGCATTCGGAAGCCTGTACTACCCCTGGGTCAAAGTTCCGGGCTTGGACGGTGTGCGGCGTGTGGTGCCTCCGGTCGGGCACGTGGCAGGGGTCTGGGCGGCGACGGACAGTGCTCGTGGCGTGTTCAAGGCTCCGGCCAACGTTTCTCTCTCCGCAGCGACCGATCTGGAGATCTCGCTCAGCGATGGACAGCAGGGTGCCCTGAACGACAAGGGTGTGAACTGCCTGCGTAGCTTCCCTGGACGTCCGCTTCTGGTCTGGGGTGCCCGCACCCTGGCCGTGGATGACCGGGACTGGAAGTACCTCAGTGTCCGCCGGCTGGTGTGCTTCCTGTCCAATTCCATTCAGCAGGCGACGAACTGGGCTGTCTTCGAACCCAACGACGAGCGTCTGTGGTCGACACTGCGGCAGAGTGTCACCGCGTTCCTCAAGGATCAGTGGCGCCAGGGGGCACTGCAGGGCACCACACCGGACAAGGCCTTCCTTGTCGTCTGCGACAAAGACAACAACCCTTCATACCTCCGTGATCAGGGGCAGGTGCACTGCGACATCTACATCGCACCCGTCCGCCCCGCTGAGTTCGTCCACTTCACCATCCAGCAAACCGCCGGCCAGGCCGCCTGAGCCACACCTGAAGACTTCTGGGGCGTTTCCCAGACCCAGCTTTACCCTCTCCCCCATTTGATCACGTCCGGCCCTTCTTCAGGCCGCGTTCTCACCCTACGGAGTTCTCATGGCTACCGGAGACGTCTACCCGTCCAGTATTTTCAGCGTCGAGCTCGGAAAGTTCCAAGTCGAGACGGTGCAGAGTGTATCGGTCCCGTCGATTCAGATAGAGGTTGTCGAGACGCGGCAGGTCTCGGCGACCGGCGAGCCGATTGTACGCAAGCAGCCCGCGCCGCGTCCGCAGAGCGGAGAAATCACGATCACGCGGGGCATGGACCCCAGCACCGCTTTCACGGACTGGATCCACACTTCGCTGGAGAATAAGGATATTGCCGCAGCTCGGCAGAACATGTCGATCGTGCAGTACGACATCGACAAAAAGCCTGTACTGCGCTACCACTTGACCAATGCTTGGGCCTCGCAGCTCAAGGGGGCCGATCTGGACGCCTCCAGCAACGGGGCGGCAACGGAGCAAGTCACCATCACCTACGAGGACTGCGCGGTCGAGCGTGCCTCGTGAGGAAGGGGTCGTATCTGCGGGGTCCTCGGAATCCGCACTCGCGGCGCCACTGCGTACGACGTTCGACTTCGAGTTGCCGCGCGGCTATGTCGACGGGTCAGGAACCGTGCACAGGAGCGGGGCTATGCGCCTGGCCACGGGCCAGGACGAGCTGTCGCCGCTGATCGACCAGCGGGTCAGGGAGAACCCGGCCTATCTCGGTGTGGTGCTGCTCAGTCTGGTCGTCACTCGGCTGGGGTCGGTGCCGCGGATCGATGCCGAGCTGATCGGGAAGCTGTTCGCGGCCGACCTGGCCTATCTGCAGGAGTTCTACCGGTCCATCAACGGGCTGGGGCAGGCGGAGACGGCGGCCTGCCCCAGTTGCGGTATCCGGTTCGAGCTGCCCGCCGCGGCCGGGGGCGGCCTGGGGGAATCGTGACGTACCCGCCGGACCGGCTGAGGCAGGAAGTTGCCTTCATCGCCTATCACTTCCACTGGTCTTTGGGCGATGTTCTGGGCCTGTCCCACGTGGAGCGGATCGGCTGGGTACGGGAAATCAACGGGATCAACACGCGGTCGGGGGAGGGAAGGAGGTAGCTGTCCATGGCGTCTGTCTGCGACGGGGAGACAGTGCTCATCACGGCGGCGGTGTCGCGGCCTGCTTCGAGCGGACTGGCGACGCTGGTTGAGCACCTGGCTGCCTGGCAGCCCTTTCCCCTCTGCACTGCGGCTGAGGCTGGTCTGTTGCCCCGCGGATGCGTGCTGAGTCTTCCTCCGACCTGGTCTGCCCGGGATGGAGGGCAGCGAGGATCACGCTCAGCCGAATCGGTCTCGACGCCGTGGGAGGACTCGACGCAGAAGAGGTCCTGGGAGGGTCTTCCCCCGTTGTTGGCCGAGCCAGGGGAACGTGTTACGCAGCCGGCCCCTCCCATGGGTGGTGAGGCGGTTCTGGGTCCATGGCCGAACGGAAACGGAACTGAACGGTACTTTCCATACCGCGTCCCGGCGGACCAGCCGCCGCCGGATCACGCTGGCACCAGGAGACCGCCCCGTCCCGGTCTGCATCCGCCCCTTCAGCACCCCCCACCATCCATGCCACCCCCCACCACCCCCACCACCGCACTACACACGGCACACCCAACGAACCAACCAACACAAGCCCCAGCAACACCACCACCCCCCGCCCCCCAGGACCTCCAGGCCCCCAGCAACAACAACCCGCCGGCGGCACCCATCTATCCCAGAAACAGCCCTCTGCCCCGTCGGACCACGTGGGCACCAGGAGACCGCCCCGTCCCGGTCTGCATCCGCCCCTTCAGCACCCCCCACCATCCATGCCACCCCCGACCACCCCCAGGACCCCCACCACCGCACTACACACGGCACACCCAACGAACCAACCAACACAAGCCCCAGCAACACCACTACCCCCCCGACCTCCAAGCCCTCCAGGCTCTCCAGGCCCCCAGCAACAGCGATCACCCGAGCCAGCGCCGGGACCATGGCCGAAGAACACCGGGACCGGCCCGCACACCCAGCACTTCATCTCGCCCGCCCACTCACCACACACCGGCACTTGGCTCAACGCCCAACCAACCCCCGTACTCCGCACCCGGTCCGCGCGCGACGGTCTGCATCCGCCCCTCCCCGCCGTCCCCCTCATGTGGCCCACTCTCCCGGGCCTGACAACGTCGCCGACGGCTGCCGCCACAGCCCCGCCCACATCACCAACCCCCGGGCCGCCGCCACGGGAGAACATCACCACCATCCCCCTCATGTGGCCCGCTCCCCCGGGCCTGACAACGTCACCGACGGCTGCCGCCACAGCCCCGCCCCCACCACCAACCCCCGGGCCGCCGCCACGGGAGAACATCACCACCATCCCGGTTTCGGCATCTCGGCCCGGCGGGCCTGGCGGGCCTGGCGGGGGGCAGACGTTCGGGGTGTGGAGGGCGGCCGTCGGGTGGCGGTCAATGCCGGAGCCGTCGCACGGGAGATCTCCCGTGATCACGCAGAGGTCATTGTGCAGGCCGTGCTGCGGCATCTGCCGTCGTTGAGCCCCCGGCACAGTGAAGGGGAGCCGCTGACGCGTCACCCGTGCCCGCCTCGCTAAGGGCCCCCAGCCGACGGGGGCGGATGTGCCATTAGGAGGCCATCGACATGAGTTCCGATACGTTTGCTGTCACTTCACTCTTCCAACTCACCATCGGTGTGCACGCGCTGGGCTCGTTCACCAGCTGTGACGGGCTGGGCTGCTACACAGAGGTCGAAGAGCGCCGGGAGGGCGGTCTCAACGGCCATGTGTGGCAGCTGCCCGGGCGCCTGCGTTACTCCAATCTCACGCTCTCGAGGCCGTTGACCAGGCAGACCACACTGATCTGGTTGTGGCTGCGGCAGGTGAGCCAGGCGACTGGAGTCCCGCTCACCCGCCCGCTGCGTCTGCCGGGACGCTTGGTGGCGCTGGGGCCGGACCAGCAGCCGCTGGTCCAATGGGAGCTGGACGGCGTGATCCCGGTGCGGTGGTCCGGCCCATCGTTCTCCACTGATCAGCCCCAGGCGGCGCGCGAGACTCTGGAAATCGCGCACAACGGATTCATCGGTATTACGCACCTGTGAGTCGCCACCCCTTGCTTTACCCGGCCTTGACGACGTTAGGACCTGCTGTGTCACTTCTTGCTTCTGCCGCCAGCGGCTTCGCCAGCGGCTTCATCTACGGGCTCGGCGGTATGGCGGTGCGCGCCACGCTGGTACTGCATGATCCTCCTGCGGGGAAGAAGAGTTCCGGGCCCGGGAAAGAGCGCGGCCGTTTGGTGTTCGGGTTCAATCCGGAGCAGCTGCGGGTCGACAAGTCGGCCGGATGGGTGCGTCATAAGGCGAGGCGCGCACACACGGCGACGAGGCCGGAGTTCGTCGGCTCACAGCCGCGGTCGCTGAGCCTGGAGATCTTTCTGGACGCGGAGTTCGAGCGTTCTGTGCAGGACCATGTGGAGGTGCTGATGGGGTGCTGTACCCCCACGCCGGAGAGTGTGGCCGCCAGGCGCCCCTCTCCTCCGTGGGTGCGGCTGCAGTGGGGGCGGCTGCAGTCGACAGCGTTCACGGCGGTAGTCACCCACGTGGATGCCAATTACACGATGTTCGCGGCCGACGGGCTGCCGCTGCGGGCGCAGTGCACGATGGGGCTGGAGGAGGTGGGCGGCCCGGTGGCCCGGCAGAATCCGACCTCCGGCGGGCTGGGAGGGGCCGGCTCCCATGTGCTGGTCCAGGGGGAGAGCCTGGCGTCGCTGGCCTACCGCCAGTATGGGGATCCTGCGCAGTGGCGGGAGGTCGCGCAGTTCAACGGGATTGATGATCCGGCGGAAGTGGTGCCCGGGGAGCGGGTGGTGCTCCCTGCGCTGGCGGGCGAGGCAGGAGGTGGGCTTGATGGCTGAGCCGTGGTATTCGGCCCTTCCTGTGGTGGTGCTGGACGGCAGGGAGCTGGCAGAGAACTGGGCGCAGGAGCTGGAGGAAGCGTGGGTAGAGACCTCGGTGGCGCAGCCGTCCCAGGCCTTCCTGCGTTTTCGCGATCCTGACCGTGCAGCGCTCGACAAGCACAACCTGAATGTCGCCATCGGCACTCCGCTGGTGGTCAAGGTGTCTGTCGACGGGGTCCTCGAGCCGCTGTTCGCCGGGGAGGTGACGGCGTTGCAGACGCAATACTCCGCTGAGGACGGCACGTTCACTGTGGTGCGGGGGATGGACGGCGGTCACCGGCTGCTGCGCGGACGGCAGGTGATCGCGTATGCGGACACCACGATCAAGAAGATCGTAGAGAAGATTGCCATGCGGGCGAAGCTGCAGTGCGGGGACGTGGAGGCCGATGGGACGTCTCTTCCTTATGTGGCGCAGCCCAATATGACTGATTGGGAGATGCTGCAGCACCTGGCACACGAGCATGGGCTGCGGGTAAGCATGGAGGGTTCCCGAGGAACTGTGCTGTGCCTGCGGCGGAAGGCGCCCGGCGCGGGCAAACCACGTGTGTGGCGGGAGCAGAATCTGCTGTCCGTGGACGCCGTGCTGACCTCAACCGACCAGGTCGATACCGTCGAGGTGCGGGGCTGGGAGGTGAAGACGAGAACGGTCCTCAAGGGTAAAGCCGACATCGAGAAGAGTGATCGTGTCCGAGTGGGGATGAAGCCCTCCGAGACCACCCGTCCGTTCGGGAAAGCGCGGTTGCTGGTGTCCGGAAGGCCTTATGCCTCGATGCACGAGGTCGAAAGCGCCGCGCGGGCCTTGGCGGCCGACTGTGCTGCCGGATTCGCTCAGCTGCAGGCAGAAGCCGAGGGTGATCCGGCCCTGCGGGCCGGTCAGTGGGTCACGCTGGCAGACATCGGCGCCCCCTTCGCGGGGACTACACCGTCTCGTCGTGCCGCCACATCTTCGGCCGGGATCCGGAGAGTCAGAGCACAACATTCAGCACGCAGGTCCTGGTCGGCCACGCGCCCTCAGGACCGGTTCCCGCTCCCGCCCCGCTGTGTGCTCATGGTGTCGCCATCGCTGTGGTCGCCGATACCAAGGAGCCGCATGACGGTCAGCACGGCTGGGTACGGCTGCGGCTTCCCTGGCTTCAGGACCATACGACGGACTGGGTGCGCAGTGTGCAGTACGGGGGGGCATGGGGAGGAGGGGTGCTGCCGGTCGAGGCGGACGATGAAGTGCTGATCGCCTTCGAGCACGGCCGCCTGGACCGTCCCTTCGTGCTGGGAGGGCTCTACAACGGCAAGAACCATCCCAGTGACCATGACGGGGTGGATCTGTTCGGTGCTGATGGAAAGGCCAACCGCCGGTCGCTGGTGTCCCGCGACGGTGACCGTATCGAGCTTCTCACTCCCACCGAGGGCCCGCAGGGCATCCGTCTGGTCACCGGCAAGAAGGAGGAGGCAGAGGAAGAGCGCCTGTCGTTACTGCTGGACCGGTCTGCTCATGCCGTGGTCCTCTCCGCAGGAACAGATGAGAAGGCCGTTTCCTTCACTCTGGACCACGCCGAGCAGCACGCCGTGCTCAGCGCCGGCGCCGACACCGAGGACGAGCACGCACAGATACGCCTAGACCAGAAGAAAAAAACACTCAGCCTCACAACCGGCAAAACCAAGCCCATCAGCATCACCCTCGACCACGAAGCCAACGCCCTCACCCTCAACGCCGGCGCCGACACCGACGACGAGCACGCACAAATACGCCTAGACCAGAAGAAAAAAACACTCAGCCTCACAACCGGCAAAACCAAGCCCATCAGCATCACCCTCGACCACGAAGCCAACGCCCTCACCCTCAACGCCGGCGCCGACACCGACGACGAGCACGCACAAATACGCCTAGACCAGAAGAAAAAAACACTCAGCCTCACAACCGGCAAAACCATCAGCATCACCCTCGACCACGAAGCCAAGGCCCTCGCCCTCAACGCCGCTGGAGGGAAGCTGATGCTCCAGGCGGAAGAGATCGAAATAGCTGCCAATTCCAACCTGACTTTGAGATCGGGGAACAAAGTCACCATCGATGGCCAGAGTGTCGATATCAACTGAGGAGG from Streptomyces formicae includes these protein-coding regions:
- a CDS encoding phage tail sheath C-terminal domain-containing protein encodes the protein MTTPLAPGVYVKEVSSGVRSITGAGTSTPAFIGYTPQTVITNPTLVRSWPEFSRTFLPTDADIKASLVKASESYKDAESAANTLKQLNNTAGRKTTLTVQEETKGTEVDHAKTFADSAHKAVKGLGLTPWGTEVEQAFENLTQGVNDNKLLTELTNLIKAVYSAFTTLYKTYAETVETVIALKSKASAAAGALSSMAEAAATAVFTSDFQKINPGTREKFGLIDVLKVAQAYGRRALSAKEGWCLAEAVLGFFANGGSSCYIVPLGGGTDASLRSALTLLESQHDVSMVAVPDLHLGQGVPPSATDKTSATKAGQQVTPFASAVVDHCATMKNRVAILHTLPGLNDQNALAFHDGLSVGANKAFGSLYYPWVKVPGLDGVRRVVPPVGHVAGVWAATDSARGVFKAPANVSLSAATDLEISLSDGQQGALNDKGVNCLRSFPGRPLLVWGARTLAVDDRDWKYLSVRRLVCFLSNSIQQATNWAVFEPNDERLWSTLRQSVTAFLKDQWRQGALQGTTPDKAFLVVCDKDNNPSYLRDQGQVHCDIYIAPVRPAEFVHFTIQQTAGQAA
- a CDS encoding peptidase M23 gives rise to the protein MSLLASAASGFASGFIYGLGGMAVRATLVLHDPPAGKKSSGPGKERGRLVFGFNPEQLRVDKSAGWVRHKARRAHTATRPEFVGSQPRSLSLEIFLDAEFERSVQDHVEVLMGCCTPTPESVAARRPSPPWVRLQWGRLQSTAFTAVVTHVDANYTMFAADGLPLRAQCTMGLEEVGGPVARQNPTSGGLGGAGSHVLVQGESLASLAYRQYGDPAQWREVAQFNGIDDPAEVVPGERVVLPALAGEAGGGLDG
- a CDS encoding phage tail sheath family protein codes for the protein MSSGARSVTGASTSVPAFLGFALAGPTNPTLVRGWNEYLRTFGQPGLEAALLAPLEKAMAFREQALAWQERERAQRKIFKQYQDNPDSYTREDADKVKAACTVIAGLYQEMVASGAHSDALRDLTRAVTEAAAAKDLNSPDQEARTSAMTTAITAGLKFCDKAEERFTSAREDVVGKIITRIDSLYQKAVTCGVSILKSAPRDETAQNNLAGAFEDAADDWSHLKDIFTEYFAAADLPQLADKLVRTYKGELTPAGDPEWCLGEAVYGFFANGGSSCYIIRLDDRHTHNHALLQAGLDQLETVQDASMVAVPDLHHLRGANTLDGAKTLLQAVAKHCADMRNRVAILDAPQDKNGVSEQRAIGKDDAGNLGIPGAAKEFATLYYPWITVPGLDGTSRHVPPCGHIAGVWARTDAQRGVFKAPANETLQNAIALPTQLSDDQQAHLNEAGINCLRVFPGRGILVWGARTLATDSRDGKYLNVRRLVCFLAESIKQSTNWAVFESNDEHLWATLRQTVKAFLKDQWRQGALQGATPDEAYQVICDNTNNRPEAIQDGHVTCDIYIAPVRPAEFIHFQVQQTAGQPTA
- a CDS encoding DUF6760 family protein, yielding MTYPPDRLRQEVAFIAYHFHWSLGDVLGLSHVERIGWVREINGINTRSGEGRR
- a CDS encoding phage tail protein, with the translated sequence MSSDTFAVTSLFQLTIGVHALGSFTSCDGLGCYTEVEERREGGLNGHVWQLPGRLRYSNLTLSRPLTRQTTLIWLWLRQVSQATGVPLTRPLRLPGRLVALGPDQQPLVQWELDGVIPVRWSGPSFSTDQPQAARETLEIAHNGFIGITHL
- a CDS encoding phage baseplate assembly protein V; the protein is MRLPWLQDHTTDWVRSVQYGGAWGGGVLPVEADDEVLIAFEHGRLDRPFVLGGLYNGKNHPSDHDGVDLFGADGKANRRSLVSRDGDRIELLTPTEGPQGIRLVTGKKEEAEEERLSLLLDRSAHAVVLSAGTDEKAVSFTLDHAEQHAVLSAGADTEDEHAQIRLDQKKKTLSLTTGKTKPISITLDHEANALTLNAGADTDDEHAQIRLDQKKKTLSLTTGKTKPISITLDHEANALTLNAGADTDDEHAQIRLDQKKKTLSLTTGKTISITLDHEAKALALNAAGGKLMLQAEEIEIAANSNLTLRSGNKVTIDGQSVDIN
- a CDS encoding phage tail protein; the encoded protein is MATGDVYPSSIFSVELGKFQVETVQSVSVPSIQIEVVETRQVSATGEPIVRKQPAPRPQSGEITITRGMDPSTAFTDWIHTSLENKDIAAARQNMSIVQYDIDKKPVLRYHLTNAWASQLKGADLDASSNGAATEQVTITYEDCAVERAS
- a CDS encoding VgrG-related protein encodes the protein MAEPWYSALPVVVLDGRELAENWAQELEEAWVETSVAQPSQAFLRFRDPDRAALDKHNLNVAIGTPLVVKVSVDGVLEPLFAGEVTALQTQYSAEDGTFTVVRGMDGGHRLLRGRQVIAYADTTIKKIVEKIAMRAKLQCGDVEADGTSLPYVAQPNMTDWEMLQHLAHEHGLRVSMEGSRGTVLCLRRKAPGAGKPRVWREQNLLSVDAVLTSTDQVDTVEVRGWEVKTRTVLKGKADIEKSDRVRVGMKPSETTRPFGKARLLVSGRPYASMHEVESAARALAADCAAGFAQLQAEAEGDPALRAGQWVTLADIGAPFAGTTPSRRAATSSAGIRRVRAQHSARRSWSATRPQDRFPLPPRCVLMVSPSLWSPIPRSRMTVSTAGYGCGFPGFRTIRRTGCAVCSTGGHGEEGCCRSRRTMKC